The genomic stretch taacaagaaaatttttaaagcaaataaaggAACCAGGGAGGGAGGTTGCTAGGGAGGAGTAAACCATTCTGAGGAACCTGACTGATGGGGCGCAGTGGGTTAGGTATCCTCCCACACTTGATTCACAGGGCACAAGCCAGGGCCCCTGTTGGGGGTGTGAAGGAGaccatctatgtttctctcacacatggatatttctttccctctctctgaaaatgaaatcttttttaattctGAGAAAAGCATTTTTTCAGCAACACCTCACTTTCAGTTCTTCATGGGGATGGAAAACAATGCATCTGTGTTCCATGGCATCTAATTTTCAGAcagctcccactcccactccaAGTAGCTAGTCCACACACACTGTGAGAGCAGGAGTAGATCCAGGTagtgttttggtttattttagtgTCACAGTGACAGGAACCCCCAGAATAGGAAAACAAATTCCTACTAGAACCTACTTCTTGCCATCCTCTCCCTGGAGCTCAGAGCCTCTAGGTATTTCTTCTCCCCATACTGTGGCCTTTTCCTTGGCCCTTGGCATGCTAGGACGTGGCCAGGAATCAGACCCCTTTTTCTAGCACTAGCCGTGTGCTGCATTCCTGGAAAGTGAGGAGCTATATATGGATATCCAACTTGGTTACCAAGATTACCAGTTCCCACAGGGCAGGCTCTCTTGACTGATGAAGCAGTGGCACTTCACTGCCCCAGGATGGTTGGCCACCTTTCTGGGTTTCTTCCCAATGCAACGTAACTGCTACTATTCAGCATGGCTACCCACAGCTGATATGGTCACTGAGAGTTATGTGAGCCAAGAGAGCTTCCTCTTTAGAACAGTGCCCGGGCAATCTTCCTCCCTGTAGCCTTGATCCTAGGAAAGGAACCTCCTCCTCCCTCGCTAGGGGGAGTTCCTGAGGCAGAGGGGCCACTGGTGTGGCCTGGTGTAGCAGTAGAGGGCCTTCGCCGCTGCCGCAGAAGGAAATCATGTGAGGCTCTGTCCATAGCATAGAAGACATTGGCCGAGGGTGGAATGGTCAGCTCTGTAGGTTCAGATATGGGGTGTCAAGCACAAATAAAGTCATTCCCCCCGCAACCACCTAGGTGTAGAAGCATTCCCACTGGTGGGCACCGCTGTCCCCCGCCAGTCTGCCTCTGACCTCGCTCCCCTGGTAGCAGCTGCACTAGCTCATACTCTGAAGCCGCTGCAGAATCACGATTGTTTTTCTTAAGGACACGGCTGATGACACTTGGAGCCTTGTCCTGGCTTGTCACCTGGCAGGACAGGAGAccaaaagagcaataaattggcCAGAATGACCTCTGCTTCCCATCCTTCCAACCCAGACACTGATCTCCAACCAAAAAAGGTTGCCCGTGTCCAATACTTGAGAGTGAACAGGGAAACCCTATGTGGTGGCTCCCTGTCCACAGGCCAACCCACACGGTGCCCAGTGAGATAGGGCTGCATCCCTGTGGGGAAAACAGCTCTTTTTTCTGAACACCTAATATGGCCACCAAAAGTTCAAGGTGCAACAGCTAATAATAAAATCTGGCCACTAAAACCAAAggtcaaaattaaaattagtctCATCTATAGCCCCACAAGTCAACATCCTTCATCCCACCTCCCAGCCCACGGCTCCCTCACCAAGATGCTCTTGTAGACACTGCCATCTTCCCCCAGCTCCATCTGGACTCTGATGATTCGACAATCGGAAGCCCCTGGcccagacccccctcccccagatgcAGTCCCCCTGGAGGCCCCTTCCGCACCCCCACTAAGTGGGGAACCACAGGAGGCTGAGCGGCGGTGACCTCGAGAAGGCTTAGGGGAGGATGCAGGTGGGGAGAGGTGGCTGGGGCCAGCTGGACCAGGCAGGGATGGAGTGCCCTCCAAGGCGGAGTCCAGAGATGATACAGATGGCCACTTCATGTGCTGGGGACAAGCAACATGGGGTACTGGTGTGAAGGCAGAGAGGTCAAGAAACAAATATTCAGAGTCAGGGACAGTGCTGAGATCAGAGGTCAGGAGCACAGGTTACCTGGGCCAGCCGGGTCAACAGAGGAGCAGGGGTTCCAGGAACCTCATCTCCCCCAACACTGGGCCGGTCCCAGGAGACAAGGTGGGTGGGACCCCCAACAGAGCCCAGAACCCTGGAGTGGCAGGAGATTGGGAGGGTCAGAGGAAGAAGGCAAGTCCCCAAGAGACTACCCCCCAACCACTGACTCCCTCACTCTGTCCACTGTGAGATGACCAGTGTTGGCCGAAGCACTCGAGGGGCGGGAGGGTCACTGGTACCAGGTGGCTCCACCTCACAGGATACTCGATGGCTGGGGAGAAGGGCAATGGCCAAGGTCAAGGTGTGACACACCAACCATCACACAGGGCCCAAGCCCTGAAGTCCCAACCTCACCCAGCCAGTCACCTCTGGGCTTCTGTCAGTGGCCGGAGCCCCTGTAACCACTGCTGGATGTCAGGGTCGGGTCGGAGATCATAGCCACGACATTCGTTCTGGAGCCGCCGCAACTCAGAGAGGACAGCAAACTCCTAGGAAAGGACTTTCAGACTATGGGAGCCAAACTTAAGAACCCTGacttttcctctcccccttctctttcctgggaCGTAGTTAGGGATATCTAGCACCCAGCCCAGAGTGCTCCCCTCACCTTCCTCCGCTTGTCAAAATTGATGTATCCATTCTGCAAGGATAAAGGGTGGGGTGAGAGTCCCAATcctgtcagagagagagagactatgcCCCCTCCCAAACACAGGCATTTCCCCATCCAACCACACATTTCCCCCGCCTCTgactcctccaccccctccctctgcccatctATCATTCCCTAAGCAGCCTACCGTACCCTCTAAACTGAATATCTCAGGTAGAAATTgtatttacagaagagaaaaattaggGCTCAAAGAGGATTAGGAACTTTCCTTAAGTCCcagtgttcatttatttaacaaactctATATATGCTTAAATTTCAGATATGTTCTAAGCACTCaccaaaaattaatttaactttCATACGGATTGATGTAGACACCATCACTAGTTTCCCATTTACAGATCACTaaggcacagggaggttaagcaacttgccaaACCAACAGAACCAGAACCCTGGCACTCTGGCTTGAGCCCTGCTGAGACCTCGGTGCTCACGCCTGCAGCCCCTTCCTGCAAGGTCTGCCTGACCCTGAGGTCACTTGTTCCATCAtctctgaacacacacacacagcactgacCTTCAGCTCATCTTTGGATGCTGCATCCAGCATCACCAGATCCTTCAAGAAGGTACCAAGGTATGGGACCACACCCTGAAGTCAGAGATCAGAGTCAGATACCCCTGCTGCTGACCTGAAGACTCTCCAGCCTTGCACCTTACCATCCCATTGCCTTAGAAGACAAAGTGAATTGCCCTCACCTTGATGTGCCTCCCTTTCCTGTCCCTCAGACTGTTCCCACCACACACTCCTTATTCCTTCACAACCAACCCCCCACCAGGCACTCACCCCACCCCGGGAGCCAGACTTGGGGGCCTTCTTGGAGTTTGGCTCCAGAGAGGGCTGTGCCTTCACTTCCTGGGGGTGACAGAACAAGAAGACATGGGGGCGGGAGGGTGGCCAGGGATGGGTAGGAATGCCAGGGAACAGGGCCTCACCTGAAGGAGCAGCTCCCGGCTCTGGGAATAATTATCCTCCTCAGAGAAAATCTGACAGAGGCTGGAGAAGACCCTGAGGCTGTCCCTGGGGGATAGAGGGCAGCAGGTTTGAGGATGGGCCTGGCTCAGCACCACTCTCCCAGTCCTCACCTCAACCCAGTGCCCCATCCTCCCCACCTGGCTGCTTCCCCCCAGGCTGCCCGAAGCCTGTGGATGGGGCTGGACTGCAGGGCCGACACCACAGCATAAACCGAAGAGAAGTTTCGGAGTAGTCGGCACTCCTGTGGGGGTCACAGAgaaaggccacagctgtgggacCTCTCTCTACACCATGGTGCCCAAACAGGGCCAATCCTCTCTCTCACCTCTGCCACTCGGATCCACTTCTCCAGAAGCCGGGCCCTCTGGGGTGGACGGAGTGGCCGTATGGTCACCTCCCCAGGCTCTTCTCCAGTTGAGGTGGCCCCCAGGACAGAGCTGACCACTGCCCCTGCCACCTTGTTGAACTGTGCAACAGTAGCTCGCACAGATGCGCAGAGGTGGGAATGTCCTGGCCGGTCTCTGTGACCCCACAGGCCCCCCAGGCACTGAGAGGGAACCAGATTGAGAAACAGCTCCTGTGGAGCAGAGGTCAGAGGTTATTAAAGTTCATAGTCAAGAGAGTCAGCCTTCCAAATATTAGAGGTATGAGTATCTCAGGTGGCAAAGGAACCAGAGGGGCACAGAATT from Phyllostomus discolor isolate MPI-MPIP mPhyDis1 chromosome 4, mPhyDis1.pri.v3, whole genome shotgun sequence encodes the following:
- the RGL2 gene encoding ral guanine nucleotide dissociation stimulator-like 2 isoform X1, which translates into the protein MLPRPLRLLWDTSPPGGVVLSSFRSRDPEEGGGPSGPSVGEGQEEEEEEGEGEEQNLGLQEGPGVGFGTPRSRDWAPLSVWDEEEDGATFTVTSRQYQPLDPLAPTPPPRLFRRLRAGTLEALVRHLLDVQTSEADVTFTATFLATHRAFTSTPALLGLMVDRLETLESHPTEELERTKGVAISVLSTWLASHPEDFGSEVKGQLDRLESFLLRTGYAAGEGVVGGSADFICNLRSRVDPQTPDLPKPLALPGDPPADPTDVLVFLADHLAEQLTLLDAELFLNLVPSQCLGGLWGHRDRPGHSHLCASVRATVAQFNKVAGAVVSSVLGATSTGEEPGEVTIRPLRPPQRARLLEKWIRVAEECRLLRNFSSVYAVVSALQSSPIHRLRAAWGEAARDSLRVFSSLCQIFSEEDNYSQSRELLLQEVKAQPSLEPNSKKAPKSGSRGGGVVPYLGTFLKDLVMLDAASKDELKNGYINFDKRRKEFAVLSELRRLQNECRGYDLRPDPDIQQWLQGLRPLTEAQSHRVSCEVEPPGTSDPPAPRVLRPTLVISQWTEVLGSVGGPTHLVSWDRPSVGGDEVPGTPAPLLTRLAQHMKWPSVSSLDSALEGTPSLPGPAGPSHLSPPASSPKPSRGHRRSASCGSPLSGGAEGASRGTASGGGGSGPGASDCRIIRVQMELGEDGSVYKSILVTSQDKAPSVISRVLKKNNRDSAAASEYELVQLLPGERELTIPPSANVFYAMDRASHDFLLRQRRRPSTATPGHTSGPSASGTPPSEGGGGSFPRIKATGRKIARALF
- the RGL2 gene encoding ral guanine nucleotide dissociation stimulator-like 2 isoform X3; this translates as MRRRMVPPLLSQAASISLLIPWLRAGTLEALVRHLLDVQTSEADVTFTATFLATHRAFTSTPALLGLMVDRLETLESHPTEELERTKGVAISVLSTWLASHPEDFGSEVKGQLDRLESFLLRTGYAAGEGVVGGSADFICNLRSRVDPQTPDLPKPLALPGDPPADPTDVLVFLADHLAEQLTLLDAELFLNLVPSQCLGGLWGHRDRPGHSHLCASVRATVAQFNKVAGAVVSSVLGATSTGEEPGEVTIRPLRPPQRARLLEKWIRVAEECRLLRNFSSVYAVVSALQSSPIHRLRAAWGEAARDSLRVFSSLCQIFSEEDNYSQSRELLLQEVKAQPSLEPNSKKAPKSGSRGGGVVPYLGTFLKDLVMLDAASKDELKNGYINFDKRRKEFAVLSELRRLQNECRGYDLRPDPDIQQWLQGLRPLTEAQSHRVSCEVEPPGTSDPPAPRVLRPTLVISQWTEVLGSVGGPTHLVSWDRPSVGGDEVPGTPAPLLTRLAQHMKWPSVSSLDSALEGTPSLPGPAGPSHLSPPASSPKPSRGHRRSASCGSPLSGGAEGASRGTASGGGGSGPGASDCRIIRVQMELGEDGSVYKSILVTSQDKAPSVISRVLKKNNRDSAAASEYELVQLLPGERELTIPPSANVFYAMDRASHDFLLRQRRRPSTATPGHTSGPSASGTPPSEGGGGSFPRIKATGRKIARALF
- the RGL2 gene encoding ral guanine nucleotide dissociation stimulator-like 2 isoform X2, producing the protein MLPRPLRLLWDTSPPGGVVLSSFRSRDPEEGGGPSGPSVGEGQEEEEEEGEGEAPLSVWDEEEDGATFTVTSRQYQPLDPLAPTPPPRLFRRLRAGTLEALVRHLLDVQTSEADVTFTATFLATHRAFTSTPALLGLMVDRLETLESHPTEELERTKGVAISVLSTWLASHPEDFGSEVKGQLDRLESFLLRTGYAAGEGVVGGSADFICNLRSRVDPQTPDLPKPLALPGDPPADPTDVLVFLADHLAEQLTLLDAELFLNLVPSQCLGGLWGHRDRPGHSHLCASVRATVAQFNKVAGAVVSSVLGATSTGEEPGEVTIRPLRPPQRARLLEKWIRVAEECRLLRNFSSVYAVVSALQSSPIHRLRAAWGEAARDSLRVFSSLCQIFSEEDNYSQSRELLLQEVKAQPSLEPNSKKAPKSGSRGGGVVPYLGTFLKDLVMLDAASKDELKNGYINFDKRRKEFAVLSELRRLQNECRGYDLRPDPDIQQWLQGLRPLTEAQSHRVSCEVEPPGTSDPPAPRVLRPTLVISQWTEVLGSVGGPTHLVSWDRPSVGGDEVPGTPAPLLTRLAQHMKWPSVSSLDSALEGTPSLPGPAGPSHLSPPASSPKPSRGHRRSASCGSPLSGGAEGASRGTASGGGGSGPGASDCRIIRVQMELGEDGSVYKSILVTSQDKAPSVISRVLKKNNRDSAAASEYELVQLLPGERELTIPPSANVFYAMDRASHDFLLRQRRRPSTATPGHTSGPSASGTPPSEGGGGSFPRIKATGRKIARALF